A stretch of DNA from Micromonospora sp. NBC_01813:
CACGATCGCCTCGGCGCCACCGGCGATGGCTGCGGCCATGTGCACCCGATCGTCGGGGTCATCGCCGGGCATCTGCGCGACCAGACGGGTGTACGCGGACTCCGGTATCTCGCTGTCAGCAAAGTATTCGCGGATCGCGGACGTGATCGCGGCGGCGGAGGCGGCCGTACGGTGCTGTTCCCGTACGATCACCCGTTCCCACTCGGCCAGCAGCGCTTGGGTCCAGAGCACCTCGTGGACGCTGTCTTCGGTCAGAGCGAGCATGACGTCCATCACCGAGAACGGGAACAACACGTTGGTGTCGACGAAGACCCGCGTCACGATCAACGCCGCCGGTTCAGTAGGGAAGGTCCGCAGACTGGACCGCGTCGGCAATGCGTCGACGCCCCGCCCGGCGGCGCTCACGACGGGCCTGAAACTCAAGCACGTCCGCTAGGCGCACGACCCGGTGCCGGCTGCCGGGCAGATGTTCCGCAGGGAGCTCCCCGGCATCCAACAGTCGGGCGACGAACGGCCGAGACAACCCGAGCAACTCGCCCACCTCGGCCGGGGTCAAGAGGACCTCGGTGGCGAGCACGGTCACCCCGTGGCCCTGCGACAACTGGCCGGCGGATGCCCGCAGCACGGCCACTAGCGATGCCGGCAACGCGATCTCTTCGCCATCTGGTAGCCGTAGGGTGGCCTCGGAGATGCCGGCGGACGCGCGGCTGACCGCTGCAGCTCGGTCGCGGTCGTCGGGACCTGGCTCGACACACGCCGCCGCGCCCAGCACGCTCGATCGCGCCATCTCACCCTCCCAGCGCCCGACGATATCAGAAACAACTGTAACTCGCTGCCAGTTCGGGTGTCCATGGCTGCGGCGATAGCCAGCCGGAGAGCGGCACCCCGCTTGTGAATCGTGACGCAGGTCGATGTATCGGGCGGGCGGTGTCGGGCATGCCCGCGCCAGAGTCAAATGTCAGCGCGTGGCTGGTGGGCAAGCTGCTCCAACTCGGGCGGCGCCGACGCCATAGCAGATCGACAGCGGCTGCTCCCGTCTGTCCACAGCTACCGGCGTTGTCCACAGGGGTCGCGGCTGGTGCTGGTGGGGTCGGTTCGTCGGGGCGACGCTGGACGCCGAGTCGACTCGGAAGTCCAGCCCCAGTTCCACGAGCCCTTTGCGGAGATGCAATGTTTGATACCTACGTTACGATTGTCGGAAATGTGTTGACTGCGCCGGAGTGGCGGCGGACCACCCAGACCAACACGCTGGTCGCCAACTTCAAGGTGGCCTCGACCTCCCGGCGCCTCGACCGGGAGAACAACCGGTGGGTCGACGGCAACAGCCTGCGGGTGCGGGTGAACTGCTGGCGCAGGCTCGCCGAGGGCGTCGCCTCCTCGGTCATGCTCGGCGACCCGGTCGTGGTCGTCGGCCGGCTCTACACCCGCGACTGGGTGGACAGCGACGGCAACAACCGCGTGCAGTACGAGATGGAGGCGGTCGCGGTCGGGCACGACCTGGCCCGGGGTCGGAGTGAGGGTCGGTTCATGCGCAGCCGGCCGACGTTGGCGACCAGTGAGGTCGCCGGCGAGGACCCGGAGCGGCGGGTGCAGGGTGAGGCCACCGCCGAGGTGCCGGCCAACGAAGTGCCGGTGACCCGTACCGAGCTGTTCGACGGCGACGACGACCCGATGTTCCTGGAGCCGTCGGTGCCGTCGCCGGTCGAGGGGGAGCCGAACCGTCCGGGTGGTCGGCCGATCACCCTGGCCGTGGACATCCTGGCCGCCCAGGCAACGGCAGCCGCCGCCGAGGCGCGCCCGGTCAACCGGCCCGACGGCACCCTGACCTACTCCACCGGCACCAGGGACGACGCCATCTACCGCGACGAGTCGTCGGACAGGCTGGATGACGAGCGGTCACCGGTGCCCACCGAGGACGAAGCCGGAATGTACGTGGCAAGCGGACAGG
This window harbors:
- a CDS encoding single-stranded DNA-binding protein, with the translated sequence MFDTYVTIVGNVLTAPEWRRTTQTNTLVANFKVASTSRRLDRENNRWVDGNSLRVRVNCWRRLAEGVASSVMLGDPVVVVGRLYTRDWVDSDGNNRVQYEMEAVAVGHDLARGRSEGRFMRSRPTLATSEVAGEDPERRVQGEATAEVPANEVPVTRTELFDGDDDPMFLEPSVPSPVEGEPNRPGGRPITLAVDILAAQATAAAAEARPVNRPDGTLTYSTGTRDDAIYRDESSDRLDDERSPVPTEDEAGMYVASGQASVGQETVKREAAGDRAAAEDPAGDPLPVEEESASPSRSRRSRSRTAVPV
- a CDS encoding PIN domain-containing protein, which translates into the protein MTRVFVDTNVLFPFSVMDVMLALTEDSVHEVLWTQALLAEWERVIVREQHRTAASAAAITSAIREYFADSEIPESAYTRLVAQMPGDDPDDRVHMAAAIAGGAEAIVTWNQADFPAVPLAARRIRVCAPDGYLCGLFDAWPDEVLGSIVRLAGEKRRPPMSPTDLTSLLAKAGVPDFADRLRARMDEQAQY
- a CDS encoding helix-turn-helix domain-containing protein, with protein sequence MARSSVLGAAACVEPGPDDRDRAAAVSRASAGISEATLRLPDGEEIALPASLVAVLRASAGQLSQGHGVTVLATEVLLTPAEVGELLGLSRPFVARLLDAGELPAEHLPGSRHRVVRLADVLEFQARRERRRAGRRRIADAVQSADLPY